Below is a genomic region from Armatimonadota bacterium.
GCTCCTCCCACACCCCCGTGGTTTCGATGCCCAGATCGTCAAGTTCGTCTTCGGGGTTCTGGCCGTCCCCGTGGACACGCTCCTCCTTCACCGCACAGACCCTCCATCCTCCGCCAAGCGTGGGACAAGGATCACCATTCCGGGCTCCAGGTCAGATGGCGCAATGTTGTTGAACCGGGCAATTATACGCCATTTCTCCCCATCTCCGTACTTCACCTGCGCGATCCGCCACAGGCTGTCGCCGGGGAGAACCGTGTACTCCTCGGGCATTTCGTCAGCCGGGACTGGCGATGGTTTCGCAGGCGCCGTCTCCAGGGCACTTGCCTTCCCCAGTTGCGTCACCTTGCGGTCGAGTGCGTCGATCTTCGCTTCAATCGCCGCCAGTCTCTGCCCCCGCTGGGTGCCCGCGGGTTGTTGTAGGGGGCGACTTGTTGGCGGTCGGGCGATCCAGCCGGCGATAAGGATCGCGGCGAGAAGCGTCGCCCAATGCCACCAGGAGACGCCCCGAGGTTTTCCCGGGTCCGGCGCCGCGACTTCGTAGGGCCGCGCAGAAGTGGGTGCCGGTGCAGCCGCGCCCACGACCTCGGCCCCATAGGGGCCCCGGATGTCCCCGCCCTCCCACACGAAAAACCCCCATTGCCCGGTGCGCGGGTCCAGCACCTGCGCCACCTGCCAGGGCTCGTTGAAGAAGTTGCGGTGGATG
It encodes:
- a CDS encoding LysM peptidoglycan-binding domain-containing protein yields the protein MSDFDDLDLELGPLTSRPASSGPVVLIRREALEAVLDHSAQDTNTELGGVLLGQASSSAEGTLVLVQAAIPALHTQAARAHVTFTHDTWEQVNAVRDREHPDMRIVGWYHTHPGFGLFLSEHDLFIHRNFFNEPWQVAQVLDPRTGQWGFFVWEGGDIRGPYGAEVVGAAAPAPTSARPYEVAAPDPGKPRGVSWWHWATLLAAILIAGWIARPPTSRPLQQPAGTQRGQRLAAIEAKIDALDRKVTQLGKASALETAPAKPSPVPADEMPEEYTVLPGDSLWRIAQVKYGDGEKWRIIARFNNIAPSDLEPGMVILVPRLAEDGGSVR